A window from Hymenobacter volaticus encodes these proteins:
- the dnaK gene encoding molecular chaperone DnaK produces the protein MGKIIGIDLGTTNSCVAVMEGNEPVVIPNSEGRRTTPSIVAFLDNGKGERKVGDPAKRQAITNPTNTIQSIKRFMGRAFGEVTEEAKNVSYALERGSNNTVAVKIGDRQYTPQEISAMVLQKMKQTAEDYLGQTVTEAVITVPAYFNDAQRQATKEAGAIAGLDVKRIINEPTAAALAYGLDKKHTDQKIAVYDLGGGTFDISILELGDGVFEVLSTNGDTHLGGDDFDQVIINFLAETFANENEGLDLRKDAMALQRLKEAAEKAKVELSSSTETEINLPYVTATASGPKHLVVKLSRAKFEQLADNLVRRSMEPVKKALQDAGLSTSDINEVILVGGSTRIPRIQEEVEKFFGKKPSKGVNPDEVVAIGAAIQGGVLTGEVKDVLLLDVTPLSLGIETMGGVMTKLIESNTTIPTKKSETFSTASDNQPSVEIHVLQGERPLASQNRTIGRFHLDSIPPAPRGVPQIEVTFDIDANGILHVSAKDKGTGKEQKIRIEASSGLTDADIERMRNEAAANAEADKAETERISKINAADSMIFQTEKQLKEYGDKLSAGNKTAVENALGDLKKAHESKDISQIDTAMEAINAAWQAASQEMYAATQGGAEGQPGADGGNPFGGGQPNGNGQQGQPHDNVTDVDYEEVGTK, from the coding sequence ATGGGCAAAATAATCGGTATTGACCTCGGAACCACCAACTCGTGCGTGGCCGTAATGGAAGGCAACGAGCCGGTGGTAATTCCGAACAGCGAAGGCCGGCGGACGACTCCGTCAATTGTGGCTTTCCTAGACAACGGTAAGGGCGAGCGGAAAGTCGGTGACCCGGCAAAACGTCAAGCCATTACCAACCCTACGAATACCATTCAGTCCATCAAACGCTTCATGGGCCGTGCCTTTGGCGAAGTGACTGAAGAGGCTAAAAACGTATCCTACGCGCTAGAGCGCGGTTCTAATAACACGGTGGCCGTGAAGATTGGCGACCGTCAGTACACCCCGCAGGAGATTTCGGCTATGGTGCTTCAGAAAATGAAGCAAACCGCTGAAGACTATCTCGGTCAGACTGTAACGGAAGCCGTTATTACGGTACCTGCTTACTTCAACGACGCGCAGCGCCAAGCTACCAAAGAAGCCGGCGCCATTGCGGGTCTTGACGTAAAACGCATCATCAACGAGCCTACTGCCGCTGCCTTGGCATACGGCCTCGATAAGAAGCACACCGACCAGAAGATTGCCGTGTACGACCTTGGCGGTGGTACCTTTGATATTTCCATCCTGGAGCTCGGCGACGGTGTGTTCGAAGTACTGTCTACCAACGGTGACACTCACCTCGGTGGTGACGACTTCGACCAAGTAATCATCAACTTCTTGGCCGAGACGTTCGCCAACGAAAACGAAGGCCTCGACCTCCGCAAGGATGCTATGGCTCTTCAGCGTTTGAAAGAAGCTGCTGAGAAAGCCAAAGTAGAGTTGTCTTCGTCGACGGAGACGGAAATCAACTTGCCCTACGTAACGGCTACCGCTTCGGGTCCCAAGCACTTGGTAGTGAAACTGAGCCGTGCCAAGTTCGAGCAGTTGGCTGACAACCTGGTTCGTCGTTCGATGGAGCCGGTGAAGAAAGCCCTGCAAGATGCTGGCTTGAGCACGTCGGATATCAACGAGGTTATCCTTGTAGGTGGTTCGACCCGCATTCCACGCATCCAAGAAGAAGTAGAGAAGTTCTTCGGTAAGAAGCCTTCGAAAGGTGTAAACCCCGACGAAGTAGTGGCCATTGGTGCTGCTATCCAAGGTGGTGTACTGACCGGCGAAGTGAAGGACGTGCTTCTGCTCGACGTGACCCCGCTTTCGTTGGGTATCGAGACCATGGGCGGCGTAATGACCAAGCTCATCGAGTCGAACACGACTATTCCTACCAAAAAGTCCGAGACGTTCTCGACGGCTTCCGACAACCAGCCTTCGGTGGAAATCCACGTGTTGCAAGGCGAGCGTCCGCTGGCTTCGCAGAACCGCACCATCGGCCGCTTCCACCTCGACTCGATTCCACCAGCACCTCGCGGCGTTCCACAAATCGAAGTAACCTTTGACATTGACGCCAACGGCATCCTGCACGTATCGGCCAAGGATAAAGGCACCGGCAAAGAGCAGAAAATCCGCATCGAAGCTTCGTCGGGCCTCACCGACGCCGACATCGAGCGGATGCGCAACGAAGCCGCTGCTAACGCCGAAGCCGACAAGGCAGAGACCGAGCGTATCAGCAAGATCAACGCTGCTGACTCGATGATTTTCCAGACCGAGAAGCAGTTGAAAGAGTACGGCGACAAACTGAGCGCTGGTAACAAGACGGCTGTTGAAAATGCCCTCGGCGACCTCAAGAAGGCCCACGAGAGCAAAGACATCAGCCAGATTGACACCGCTATGGAGGCTATCAACGCTGCTTGGCAGGCTGCCTCGCAAGAGATGTATGCCGCTACCCAAGGCGGTGCCGAAGGTCAGCCCGGCGCCGACGGTGGCAACCCCTTCGGTGGTGGTCAACCAAACGGCAACGGCCAGCAAGGTCAGCCTCACGACAACGTAACCGACGTGGATTACGAAGAAGTAGGCACCAAGTAA
- a CDS encoding alpha/beta hydrolase yields MHKVSSRKPWRFRQLLLLAALGFVLVNAVAFFHAWRFTHFTTEAGAHTDNPEQLTPLQKVGILLTGIKNPKPRNQAVPAFPYRTLYLNSANGRLEAWYGPVPRPRGTVALFHGYASCKSKLLTEAAYFRRLGYSVLLTDFAGNGGSTGNICTVGHHEAADVAAVTRWLQRRPGPVMLYGNSMGAEAILRAESELGVRPTANLVECPYGSMLETASNRFQSMHVPPFPLANLLVFWGGVQNNFWAFDLDATHFATNISTPTLLMWGEADPRVTRQETDAISANLRGPKQRQDFPDSGHEPYWRKNKQLWEQTVAGFLAKQ; encoded by the coding sequence ATGCATAAAGTTTCTTCGCGCAAACCCTGGCGCTTCCGGCAACTGTTGTTGCTGGCGGCGTTGGGGTTTGTGCTTGTAAACGCGGTGGCGTTTTTCCATGCTTGGCGCTTCACGCATTTTACCACGGAAGCAGGCGCCCACACCGATAACCCCGAGCAACTAACGCCGCTGCAGAAAGTTGGTATTTTGCTCACGGGAATCAAAAACCCTAAGCCCCGCAATCAGGCCGTTCCGGCTTTCCCGTACCGTACGCTATACCTCAACAGTGCCAATGGGCGTCTGGAGGCGTGGTATGGTCCGGTGCCGCGCCCGCGAGGCACGGTGGCGCTGTTTCATGGCTACGCCAGTTGTAAAAGCAAGCTCCTGACCGAAGCCGCCTACTTCCGGCGCCTCGGTTACTCCGTGCTGCTTACCGACTTTGCCGGTAACGGCGGCTCTACGGGCAACATCTGCACTGTTGGCCACCATGAAGCCGCCGACGTGGCCGCCGTGACGCGCTGGCTGCAACGCCGACCAGGTCCGGTAATGCTTTACGGCAACTCCATGGGCGCCGAGGCTATTCTGCGGGCTGAAAGCGAACTAGGAGTGCGCCCAACGGCCAACCTCGTGGAGTGTCCCTACGGCAGCATGCTTGAAACTGCCTCCAACCGTTTCCAATCCATGCACGTGCCGCCATTCCCGCTGGCCAACCTGCTCGTGTTTTGGGGTGGGGTGCAAAACAACTTTTGGGCGTTTGATTTAGATGCCACGCACTTCGCCACCAACATCAGCACGCCTACCCTGCTCATGTGGGGCGAAGCTGACCCGCGCGTGACGCGCCAAGAAACTGATGCCATTTCCGCGAATCTGCGCGGCCCCAAGCAACGTCAGGACTTTCCAGATTCCGGCCACGAGCCCTATTGGCGCAAAAACAAGCAACTGTGGGAGCAGACGGTGGCGGGGTTTTTAGCGAAACAATAA
- a CDS encoding pseudouridine synthase: MRYILVNKPYEVLTQFTDEQGRATLKDFVAIPNIYPVGRLDFDSEGLVLLTDDKQLQHRLSEPRFKVAKTYWVQVEGIPTEEALETLRRGVDIKSGFTSPAEARLLPNDTELWPRSKPVRFRANIPTSWIEITISQGMNRQVRKMTAAVGFPTLRLVRVGIADLRVENLAPGKWRELTDPEVQTLKEDMAAQTAAAGTFKTPGKSETFWPGGIRPASAKPGKNSAGGYSRGGFGGASNAKATGGDTRSAGTRGSGRNSSGGTFKATPTGKPVGGKPTTPGKTGSKPGPKSAGRGSAGPESRGGAGRKPGPTGSGRNGRG, translated from the coding sequence ATGCGCTACATTCTGGTCAACAAACCCTACGAAGTCCTCACGCAATTCACCGATGAGCAAGGCCGCGCCACGCTCAAGGACTTCGTGGCCATACCTAATATTTATCCAGTCGGGCGGCTGGATTTCGACTCGGAGGGCCTCGTGCTCCTCACTGACGACAAGCAGCTTCAGCACCGTCTTTCCGAGCCTCGTTTCAAGGTAGCCAAGACCTATTGGGTGCAAGTGGAAGGCATCCCCACTGAAGAAGCTCTCGAAACACTGCGCCGCGGCGTAGACATCAAGAGCGGCTTCACCTCCCCCGCCGAAGCCCGTTTGCTACCCAACGACACGGAGCTATGGCCTCGCAGCAAGCCCGTTCGCTTTCGGGCCAATATCCCCACCAGTTGGATTGAAATAACAATTTCGCAGGGCATGAACCGCCAAGTGCGCAAGATGACGGCCGCCGTGGGCTTCCCCACCCTGCGCCTCGTGCGCGTAGGCATCGCCGACTTGCGCGTGGAAAACCTAGCTCCCGGCAAATGGCGCGAGCTAACCGACCCGGAAGTACAGACGCTGAAAGAAGACATGGCTGCTCAAACGGCGGCAGCTGGCACTTTCAAAACTCCCGGCAAATCCGAGACCTTCTGGCCCGGCGGCATTCGTCCGGCTAGCGCCAAGCCAGGAAAGAACAGTGCGGGCGGTTACAGCCGCGGCGGTTTTGGCGGAGCCAGCAACGCAAAAGCCACGGGCGGCGATACTCGCTCGGCTGGCACCCGGGGCTCGGGCCGCAATAGCAGTGGCGGCACTTTTAAGGCGACACCTACTGGCAAACCAGTTGGTGGCAAACCAACAACGCCCGGCAAAACCGGCAGCAAGCCTGGCCCTAAGTCGGCCGGACGTGGCAGTGCGGGTCCAGAAAGCCGGGGTGGCGCCGGACGTAAGCCAGGCCCAACTGGCAGCGGCCGTAACGGACGCGGCTAA
- a CDS encoding MBL fold metallo-hydrolase, which translates to MVKVLWKFLFHKEPNARPLGPLPMQQLDSLSIVRKSPDLLRVTWFGHSASLVELAGKNILFDPMLSIDLGPSAWLTPPRYNATLPITPEQLPPIDAVLISHDHYDHLDYQTIRRIKSKVAHFYVPLGIGPHLRKWGVAPERITEMNWGDEAKLPGLTVVCTPSRHFSGRGLTNRNSTLWSSWVLKSDSKRVFYSGDGGYSPHFKAIGAAHGPFDLALIECGQYDQQWSQIHMMPEQSVQAAVDVRGKVMLPVHWAAFTEANHAWTDPIERATAAAMRLQMPVTTPRLGEPVVVGSGPLPSSPWWRQVQ; encoded by the coding sequence ATGGTGAAGGTGCTGTGGAAGTTTCTGTTCCACAAAGAACCCAACGCACGCCCACTGGGCCCGCTGCCCATGCAGCAACTAGATTCGCTCAGCATCGTGCGCAAATCGCCGGACTTGTTGCGCGTGACGTGGTTTGGCCACTCGGCTAGCTTGGTGGAATTGGCCGGCAAAAACATCTTGTTTGACCCCATGCTCAGCATTGACCTTGGACCCAGCGCCTGGCTAACCCCTCCCCGCTACAATGCCACGCTGCCCATCACGCCCGAGCAGTTACCGCCCATCGACGCCGTGCTTATTTCGCACGACCACTACGACCACCTCGACTACCAAACCATCCGGCGCATCAAAAGCAAAGTCGCTCACTTCTACGTGCCCTTGGGCATTGGTCCGCACCTGCGCAAGTGGGGCGTAGCGCCGGAGCGCATCACCGAAATGAATTGGGGCGACGAAGCCAAGCTGCCCGGCCTCACGGTGGTGTGCACGCCCAGCCGCCACTTCTCGGGCCGCGGCCTCACCAACCGCAATTCCACACTATGGAGCTCGTGGGTGCTTAAATCGGATTCCAAGCGGGTTTTCTATAGCGGCGACGGGGGGTATAGCCCGCACTTTAAGGCTATTGGTGCCGCCCACGGTCCCTTTGATCTGGCCTTAATAGAATGCGGCCAATATGACCAGCAATGGTCCCAAATCCATATGATGCCCGAGCAGAGCGTGCAAGCCGCCGTTGACGTACGCGGAAAGGTGATGCTACCCGTTCATTGGGCGGCTTTCACCGAAGCTAACCACGCTTGGACCGACCCCATCGAGCGGGCCACCGCCGCGGCCATGCGGTTGCAGATGCCCGTCACCACTCCTAGGCTCGGCGAACCTGTCGTGGTAGGCAGCGGGCCCTTGCCTAGCTCACCGTGGTGGCGGCAAGTACAGTAA
- a CDS encoding NAD-dependent epimerase/dehydratase family protein encodes MKLRVIITGATGMVGEGVLLECLRNPEVEQILVLGRRANGIVHPKVKEVLHADFQNLAGIEDQLVGYNACFYCAGVSSVGLSKPEYERITYDATLHVAETLVRLNPNMTFVFVSGAGTDSREKSAQHWARVKGRTENALLRLPFRHAYMFRPGFMRATPGQRNVLKLYKYLGWLYPIMRRLTPNLVSTMSEVGVAMIKATQEGYPKSILEVRDMVALAHGKVAKGS; translated from the coding sequence ATGAAACTACGAGTTATTATAACGGGCGCTACTGGTATGGTAGGCGAAGGCGTGCTACTCGAATGCCTCCGCAACCCCGAGGTAGAACAGATTTTGGTGCTCGGCCGCCGCGCCAATGGCATCGTGCACCCAAAAGTAAAGGAAGTACTGCATGCCGATTTCCAGAACCTAGCGGGTATTGAAGACCAGCTTGTGGGCTACAACGCCTGCTTTTATTGCGCGGGGGTCTCGTCGGTAGGCCTAAGCAAGCCGGAGTACGAGCGTATCACCTACGACGCCACGCTGCACGTAGCCGAAACGCTGGTGCGCCTCAATCCGAACATGACCTTTGTGTTTGTGTCCGGTGCGGGTACTGATAGTCGTGAGAAAAGCGCCCAGCATTGGGCCCGCGTGAAAGGCCGCACCGAAAACGCGCTGCTGCGCCTTCCGTTCCGGCACGCCTATATGTTCCGGCCGGGTTTTATGCGGGCTACGCCGGGCCAGCGCAACGTGCTGAAGCTCTACAAATATTTAGGCTGGCTGTACCCGATTATGCGAAGACTGACCCCTAACCTGGTATCTACCATGAGCGAAGTGGGCGTGGCGATGATAAAGGCAACGCAGGAAGGCTACCCCAAATCGATATTGGAAGTGCGCGATATGGTGGCACTAGCCCACGGCAAAGTGGCCAAGGGTTCATGA
- a CDS encoding energy transducer TonB — protein sequence MLAPARQHMLRQEYAAASSTYQRVLKQQAGTARDYYQAARAAAQNQESKIALELLSQAVDKGYYTAESLRAEVDFVPLRTQPTWNRLLARAQAKQKQHEAGFNQPLVALLKKIYQQDQQFRIAAREADKKFGLDSPQMRAAMQQQGVVDRRLIRQIDSLIARHGYPGKSFVGEYEKDVAFFVIQHNPNDNYLPLLTAAADKGEFSKSAFALFDDRTRTERGEKQLYGSQTHCSAAGKCQLYPIEDEANVDVRRAKLGMIPLEEYLQQFGITYQVSTATHNPNPPEIYVDPRQGIEQKQAAEEKSDVELIGGYKALYASLRYPAAAQKKQVRGSVTLQMVIDKTGIPQDVAVVKSLGYNCDEEALRVMRTARYTNSAGQDHEIRVNLPFPYEPKAANSEK from the coding sequence TTGCTGGCTCCTGCTCGGCAGCACATGCTTCGCCAGGAGTATGCCGCAGCTAGCAGCACGTATCAGCGGGTACTCAAGCAGCAAGCCGGCACAGCCCGCGACTACTACCAAGCTGCCCGTGCCGCCGCCCAAAACCAAGAAAGCAAGATTGCGCTAGAACTACTAAGCCAAGCCGTAGACAAAGGTTATTATACTGCAGAAAGCTTGCGAGCTGAAGTTGATTTCGTGCCTTTGCGCACGCAACCTACTTGGAACCGCCTGCTAGCTCGTGCTCAGGCCAAGCAGAAACAGCACGAAGCCGGTTTCAATCAGCCACTAGTGGCACTATTAAAAAAGATATACCAGCAGGACCAGCAGTTTCGGATAGCGGCCAGGGAGGCCGATAAGAAGTTTGGACTCGATTCGCCGCAAATGCGGGCCGCTATGCAGCAACAAGGAGTTGTAGATAGGCGCCTTATCCGGCAGATTGACAGTCTGATTGCCCGGCACGGGTATCCGGGCAAGTCGTTTGTGGGAGAGTATGAGAAGGATGTAGCATTCTTCGTGATTCAGCACAACCCGAACGATAACTACTTGCCCCTGCTCACAGCCGCTGCCGACAAAGGCGAGTTTTCGAAGTCGGCCTTCGCTCTGTTTGACGACCGGACTAGAACGGAGCGCGGTGAAAAGCAGCTGTATGGCTCACAAACACATTGTTCAGCAGCTGGCAAGTGCCAATTGTACCCTATCGAGGACGAAGCTAACGTTGATGTGCGCCGAGCGAAACTTGGGATGATACCGCTTGAGGAATACCTTCAGCAATTCGGCATTACATACCAAGTATCCACCGCTACACACAACCCTAACCCGCCAGAAATCTACGTCGACCCAAGACAAGGAATAGAACAGAAACAAGCCGCGGAAGAGAAATCGGACGTGGAGTTGATTGGCGGCTATAAAGCACTGTATGCCAGTTTGCGTTATCCTGCTGCCGCGCAAAAAAAGCAGGTTCGCGGCAGCGTAACCTTGCAGATGGTTATCGACAAAACAGGCATTCCGCAGGATGTGGCAGTGGTGAAAAGCCTCGGCTACAACTGCGACGAAGAAGCGTTGCGCGTGATGCGTACTGCCCGCTATACCAACTCTGCCGGGCAAGACCACGAAATTCGAGTCAATCTGCCGTTCCCGTACGAGCCGAAAGCGGCAAATTCAGAGAAGTAA
- a CDS encoding YiiX/YebB-like N1pC/P60 family cysteine hydrolase produces the protein MARIRSSTAGKRNFPPSLDGAGQRGQFVVKRLRDAETVLTPAALQRLRAAGEQYRGKNYDLYFGWSDDRIYCSELLWKMYQQATGREIGQLQTLREFDLSHPAVQAKLKERYGNHIPLTEKVISPVRMFESKELVEVQ, from the coding sequence GTGGCGCGTATTCGAAGCAGTACAGCCGGTAAGCGAAACTTCCCTCCAAGCCTGGACGGCGCGGGCCAACGCGGCCAGTTTGTAGTAAAGCGCCTGCGCGATGCCGAAACCGTTCTTACTCCTGCCGCCCTGCAACGCCTACGGGCCGCCGGCGAGCAATACCGTGGCAAAAACTACGACTTGTATTTCGGCTGGTCCGACGACCGAATCTATTGCTCGGAGCTGCTTTGGAAGATGTACCAACAAGCCACCGGCCGCGAAATCGGTCAACTGCAAACCCTTCGCGAGTTCGACCTTAGCCACCCCGCCGTGCAAGCCAAGCTTAAGGAGCGCTACGGCAACCACATTCCGCTAACGGAAAAGGTGATTTCGCCAGTGCGCATGTTCGAGAGCAAAGAGTTGGTAGAGGTGCAGTAA
- a CDS encoding YiiX/YebB-like N1pC/P60 family cysteine hydrolase, translating to MKLKFLLFLLPLLALAALAYPRLQRRLTRFQQARRAEAAVAHLSSKLHDGDLIFQTSTSAQSQAIQLATHSPYSHCGILFKRNGAWRVFEAVQPVSETSLQAWTARANAASL from the coding sequence ATGAAGCTTAAGTTTCTGCTGTTCCTATTGCCGCTGCTGGCTTTAGCAGCACTAGCCTACCCGCGTCTGCAACGCCGCCTCACCCGTTTCCAGCAGGCCCGCCGCGCCGAAGCTGCTGTAGCGCATCTCTCCTCTAAGCTTCACGACGGAGACCTAATTTTTCAGACCTCAACTTCTGCCCAAAGCCAAGCCATCCAACTCGCCACTCATTCGCCCTATAGCCACTGCGGCATCTTGTTTAAGCGCAACGGCGCGTGGCGCGTATTCGAAGCAGTACAGCCGGTAAGCGAAACTTCCCTCCAAGCCTGGACGGCGCGGGCCAACGCGGCCAGTTTGTAG
- a CDS encoding MFS transporter — MKSKLALIPLTLGGFGIGMTEFVMMGILPDIASAMRITIPEAGHFISAYALGVVVGAPLLVALTGKLPPKKILALLMGMFAIGNALSLLAPNYEIMLLTRFISGLPHGAFFGVGAVVAGRLAEPGKEAQAISIMFAGLTIANIIGVPIGTYLGHTYSWRIPFVLIVVVALLTVLSVWRWLPNLSAKQSNLRQEFQAFTHLEPWMIIGITILGNGGFFAWFSYIVPLFTEVSGFSNNAVTFLMVLAGMGMALGNILGGWLTDRMSPLRATTWLLLAMATSLLLIPFAAHYQIPTILITMLTGALAFSTAAPIQMLMIRSAKGSEMLASSLSQSGFNTGNALGAYLGGLPIAAGLGYTSPEWVGAALVAGGILFCVALVARRRKKVQLELALQ, encoded by the coding sequence ATGAAATCAAAACTCGCACTGATTCCCCTCACATTGGGCGGGTTCGGCATTGGCATGACGGAATTCGTCATGATGGGCATTCTGCCCGATATAGCAAGCGCCATGCGCATCACCATTCCCGAGGCGGGGCACTTCATCTCGGCGTATGCGCTTGGGGTCGTAGTGGGTGCGCCGTTGTTGGTGGCCCTCACAGGCAAGCTCCCGCCCAAAAAGATTCTGGCGCTGCTCATGGGCATGTTTGCCATCGGTAATGCGCTGTCGTTGTTGGCTCCCAACTACGAAATCATGCTTCTGACCCGGTTTATTTCCGGCTTACCGCACGGCGCTTTCTTTGGAGTGGGCGCGGTAGTAGCGGGTCGTTTAGCCGAGCCGGGCAAGGAGGCGCAGGCTATATCCATCATGTTTGCGGGCCTCACCATTGCCAACATCATCGGGGTGCCGATTGGCACTTATTTGGGCCATACCTACAGTTGGCGGATTCCCTTCGTGCTGATTGTGGTCGTGGCCCTGCTGACGGTGCTGAGCGTGTGGCGCTGGTTGCCTAATCTGTCGGCCAAGCAAAGCAACTTGCGGCAAGAGTTTCAAGCCTTCACGCACTTGGAACCCTGGATGATTATTGGCATCACCATTCTCGGCAACGGGGGCTTTTTTGCGTGGTTCAGTTACATCGTACCGCTGTTTACGGAAGTATCGGGGTTCAGCAACAACGCCGTTACCTTCCTTATGGTGTTGGCGGGCATGGGCATGGCCCTCGGCAACATACTAGGCGGTTGGCTCACCGACCGTATGTCGCCCCTCCGGGCTACCACATGGCTACTGCTGGCCATGGCTACTTCCCTGCTGCTCATTCCCTTTGCGGCGCACTATCAGATTCCCACTATTCTGATAACGATGCTGACGGGTGCCTTGGCTTTCTCGACGGCAGCCCCCATTCAAATGCTGATGATCCGGTCGGCCAAAGGCTCCGAGATGCTGGCTTCCTCGCTTAGTCAATCGGGTTTTAATACCGGCAACGCGCTAGGCGCTTACTTAGGGGGCTTGCCTATTGCGGCTGGCTTGGGCTATACCTCGCCCGAATGGGTGGGCGCGGCGCTGGTTGCAGGCGGTATCTTGTTTTGCGTGGCCCTGGTTGCTCGGCGGCGGAAGAAGGTTCAGCTTGAATTGGCTTTGCAGTAG
- a CDS encoding RNA polymerase sigma factor, with amino-acid sequence MVPSYGTRAAAKGEAARARSAWDDQALVRAMSEGDARAFAEVYERYWYQLLETAYRKLNSREAAEEVVQDVFTALWHKRQTNSIQHLKSYLFTAVRYRIIDSIKLRLSETGYLHYSRTHLPEPDHSTEDTIAAHDLTGALEASLTQLPEHTRQVFLMSRFEHQTVPEIAGNLHLSRKTVEYHLTRALKLLRVSLRDFIAVLLIYVW; translated from the coding sequence GTGGTCCCTTCCTATGGCACGCGCGCCGCGGCTAAAGGTGAGGCTGCTCGTGCCCGCAGCGCGTGGGACGATCAAGCTCTGGTACGCGCCATGAGTGAGGGCGACGCGCGGGCCTTTGCCGAAGTGTACGAGCGATATTGGTATCAGTTGCTGGAAACGGCGTACCGCAAGCTCAATTCGCGGGAAGCTGCCGAAGAAGTGGTGCAAGACGTGTTTACGGCGCTCTGGCACAAGCGCCAAACCAATTCCATTCAGCACCTTAAAAGCTACCTGTTCACGGCCGTCCGTTACCGCATCATCGATAGTATCAAGTTGCGCCTCTCGGAAACCGGCTACCTGCACTACAGCCGCACCCACCTCCCGGAGCCCGACCATAGCACCGAAGATACCATAGCCGCCCACGACTTAACGGGGGCTTTGGAAGCAAGCTTGACGCAACTGCCAGAACACACGCGGCAAGTGTTTCTGATGAGCCGGTTTGAGCACCAAACCGTGCCCGAAATAGCCGGCAACCTCCACCTCTCCCGCAAAACCGTGGAGTACCACCTCACTCGCGCCCTGAAGCTGCTGCGCGTCAGTCTGCGCGATTTTATTGCCGTTCTGCTGATATACGTCTGGTAG
- a CDS encoding FecR family protein: MAGAPAARWAAAALLALGFGLGARQFWTAAKPQVVGPTTAAVQWVVYPNTSQQVVGITLPDSSRVQLSPGSRLKYPRTFGTKQRPVYLVGKAFFKVQRDTTRPFQVYTAQMLTTVLGTSFTVQAYQGQKKAVVEVKTGRVRVSPRVVANASASIALPAAIVVLPNQQAVYSPERQQLQRELVAQPVQLKSQSFVFDDRPVPEVLTALEQAYGVHIVFDSKSLANCTVTLALRNKSLYGKLDVLCKTLGASYEEVNAQILFHGPGCQGS; this comes from the coding sequence GTGGCTGGGGCGCCCGCTGCGCGATGGGCCGCGGCAGCCCTACTGGCACTAGGCTTTGGGCTGGGAGCCCGACAATTCTGGACGGCTGCCAAACCGCAAGTAGTTGGCCCCACAACGGCGGCTGTGCAGTGGGTGGTGTATCCCAACACCAGTCAGCAGGTGGTTGGTATCACGTTGCCCGACAGCAGCCGGGTGCAGCTTTCACCGGGTAGCCGGTTGAAGTACCCGCGCACGTTTGGGACCAAGCAGCGGCCGGTGTATTTGGTGGGCAAAGCCTTTTTCAAGGTGCAGCGGGATACCACGCGTCCATTTCAAGTGTACACCGCCCAAATGCTAACCACCGTGCTCGGAACTAGCTTCACGGTGCAAGCCTACCAAGGGCAAAAAAAGGCAGTAGTGGAAGTGAAAACCGGAAGGGTCCGCGTGAGTCCGCGTGTGGTAGCGAATGCATCTGCCAGCATCGCCCTGCCGGCCGCCATTGTGGTACTGCCCAACCAACAGGCGGTATACTCGCCTGAGCGCCAGCAACTACAGCGCGAATTGGTGGCTCAACCGGTACAGTTGAAGTCGCAATCGTTTGTGTTCGACGACCGGCCAGTGCCCGAAGTGCTGACGGCGCTCGAACAAGCTTACGGCGTGCACATCGTGTTCGACAGCAAGTCGTTGGCTAATTGCACCGTAACGTTGGCGCTGCGTAATAAGTCGCTGTACGGTAAGCTCGATGTGCTCTGCAAAACGTTAGGCGCCTCCTATGAAGAAGTGAATGCACAAATCCTGTTTCACGGGCCCGGCTGCCAAGGTAGCTAG